The following coding sequences lie in one Zingiber officinale cultivar Zhangliang chromosome 2B, Zo_v1.1, whole genome shotgun sequence genomic window:
- the LOC122049597 gene encoding bax inhibitor 1-like, whose protein sequence is MLITAFVGTAIAFACFSGAALVSKRREYLYLGGLLSSGLSILVWLQFASSLFGQSAAGFKIEDTQEIIERASRGELDYGKHALTLFTDFLAVFVRILNIMLKNASEKSEDKRRKKKS, encoded by the exons ATGCTCATCACTGCTTTTGTCGGAACTGCCATCGCATTTGCGTGTTTCTCAGGAGCCGCCCTCGTCTCCAAGAGGAGAGAATATCTTTACCTGGGTGGATTGCTGTCTTCTGGCCTTTCTATACTCGTATGGTTGCAGTTTGCTAGTTCCCTCTTTGGTCAATCGGCTGCTGGGTTCAAAATTGAG GACACCCAAGAGATCATAGAGAGAGCCTCTCGTGGAGAGTTGGACTATGGGAAACATGCGTTGACCCTCTTTACAGATTTTCTTGCAGTTTTTGTCCGTATTCTCAACATCATG TTGAAAAATGCATCGGAGAAATCTGAAGacaaaagaaggaagaagaaatctTAA
- the LOC122047452 gene encoding uncharacterized protein LOC122047452 yields MAAHLGVNLAVAALLWLSCADALGQEYSAAAARHKLKAIRHLKRLNKPPVKTITSPDGDTIDCVHVSRQPAFDHPFLRNHTLQMRPTFFPEGIVNNVESHKKDHSMAQAWHQNGRCPEETVPIRRTKMGDVLRASSVKRYGKKKHRTVPMLVSFDPDLVNESGHQHAIAYVEGDKYYGAKTTINVWRPKIQQANEFSLSQLWILGGAFGDDLNSIEAGWQVSPELYGDNNTRLFTYWTSDAYQATGCYNLLCSGFIQVNNDIAMGASIYPLSNYHGSQYDISILVWKDPQEGHWWIQFGNDYVLGYWPSFLFSYLADSSSMIQWGGEVVNSQLEGEHTSTEMGSGHFPEEGFGKASYFRNIQIVDESNNLRTPMEVGTFTEEPSCYDIRNGNNDDWGHYIYYGGPGKNNNCP; encoded by the exons ATGGCAGCGCATCTCGGCGTGAACCTTGCCGTGGCGGCGCTTCTCTGGTTATCGTGTGCAGATGCCCTTGGGCAAGAATATTCAGCCGCGGCCGCCCGGCACAAATTGAAGGCGATTCGGCACCTTAAGCGGCTCAACAAGCCCCCCGTTAAGACCATCACG AGTCCTGATGGGGACACAATTGACTGTGTTCATGTCTCTCGCCAACCAGCCTTCGATCACCCCTTCCTCAGAAACCACACCTTACAG ATGAGGCCTACTTTCTTCCCCGAAGGTATCGTGAACAATGTTGAATCCCACAAGAAAGACCACTCAATGGCTCAGGCGTGGCACCAAAATGGGAGGTGTCCCGAGGAGACAGTACCCATCAGGAGAACAAAGATGGGTGATGTGCTTAGAGCAAGCTCTGTGAAAAGGTATGGGAAGAAGAAGCACAGAACCGTCCCAATGTTGGTGTCTTTTGACCCTGACCTTGTCAATGAGAGTGGCCACCAG CACGCAATTGCTTATGTAGAGGGAGATAAGTATTATGGGGCAAAAACTACCATAAACGTGTGGAGACCAAAGATTCAGCAGGCCAATGAGTTCAGCTTGTCTCAGCTCTGGATTTTAGGGGGAGCATTTGGGGATGATCTCAATAGTATTGAAGCTGGTTGGCAG GTCAGTCCAGAGCTCTATGGAGATAACAATACAAGATTATTTACTTATTGGACT AGCGATGCTTATCAAGCGACAGGGTGCTACAATCTTCTATGCTCAGGATTCATCCAGGTCAACAATGACATTGCTATGGGTGCCAGCATATACCCCCTTTCCAACTACCATGGATCACAGTATGACATCAGTATACTTGTTTGGAAG GATCCACAGGAGGGGCATTGGTGGATTCAATTTGGAAATGACTATGTCCTGGGCTACTGGCCTTCGTTCCTGTTTTCCTACTTGGCTGACAGTTCATCGATGATTCAATGGGGAGGGGAGGTGGTCAATTCACAGCTCGAGGGCGAGCATACATCAACAGAGATGGGCAGTGGCCATTTTCCTGAAGAAGGCTTCGGCAAGGCAAGCTACTTCAGGAACATACAGATAGTGGATGAGTCCAACAATCTGAGAACACCTATGGAGGTCGGTACATTCACGGAGGAACCCAGCTGCTATGACATACGGAATGGCAATAATGACGACTGGGGTCACTACATTTATTATGGTGGTCCTGGTAAGAACAATAATTGTCCATAG